A genomic segment from Drosophila miranda strain MSH22 chromosome 3, D.miranda_PacBio2.1, whole genome shotgun sequence encodes:
- the LOC108159495 gene encoding ubiquitin-conjugating enzyme E2 L3: protein MTAPRRLRKELCDLQDNTLKSFRDIKADDENLLRWTGLIVPDNPPYNKGAFRIEINFPAEYPFKPPKINFKTRIYHPNIDEMGQVCLPIISTENWKPATRTEQVVQALIALINDPEPEHPLRAELAEEFLKDRKKFVKNAEDYTKKHSEKRPAD from the coding sequence ATGACTGCGCCTCGACGTCTTCGAAAAGAGCTGTGCGATTTGCAAGATAATACATTGAAATCCTTCCGCGACATTAAGGCCGACGATGAGAACCTGCTGCGCTGGACTGGCCTGATTGTACCCGACAATCCGCCGTACAACAAGGGCGCCTTCCGCATCGAGATCAACTTTCCGGCCGAATATCCGTTCAAGCCGCCAAAAATAAACTTCAAGACGCGGATCTATCATCCCAACATCGACGAGATGGGGCAGGTCTGTCTGCCAATCATCAGCACCGAGAACTGGAAGCCGGCTACGCGCACGGAGCAGGTTGTCCAGGCTTTGATAGCCCTCATCAACGACCCTGAGCCCGAGCATCCACTTCGCGCCGAGCTAGCCGAGGAGTTCCTCAAGGACAGAAAGAAGTTCGTGAAGAATGCCGAGGACTACACCAAGAAGCACAGCGAAAAACGTCCGGCGGATTAG